A single genomic interval of Malania oleifera isolate guangnan ecotype guangnan chromosome 13, ASM2987363v1, whole genome shotgun sequence harbors:
- the LOC131146396 gene encoding dnaJ protein ERDJ2A-like, with the protein MAASEENGALFPIFILTIMALPLIPYTILKLFRAASKKTRSIHCQCSMCSRSGKYRKSIFKRISNFSTCSNLTLLLLWVIMVVLVYYIKHMSCENQVFEPFSILGLEPGASESVIKKAYRKLSIQYHPDKNPDPEAHKYFVEYIAKAYQALTDPVSRENFEKYGHPDGRQGFQMGIALPQFLLNLNGESSGLLLLLIVGVCILLPLVIAVIYLARSSKYTGNFVMHQTQSTYYFMMKPSLAPSKVLDVLVHAAEYMEIPVRRTDNEPLQKLFTLVKSELNLDLKNIKQEQTKFWKKHPALVKAELLTLAQLTRESSALSPALHGDFRRVIEFAPRLLEELMKMAVVPRNAQRHGWLRPAIGVVELSQCIIQAVPLSAKKSSGGSAEGIAPFLQLPHFSEAVMKKISRKVRTFQEFCDMTSEERAELLIQAAGFSPAEVQDVEMVVEMMPSITTEITCETEGEEGIQEGDVVTINAWVTLKRVNGLTGALPHTPHFPFHKEENFWFLLADAVSNSVWFFQKVTFTDEATAITAASQAIEEATEGIGANAKEISKAVKETVEKVKNGSRLVMGKFLVPAEGNYNLTCYCLCDSWLGRDTETNLKLKVLKRTRAGTRGSTMVEGEPGPVDEVDEEEENEDEECDDYESEYSEDDDADAQDTKKGSAANGSR; encoded by the exons ATGGCTGCTTCAGAAGAAAATGGTGCATTGTTCCCAATATTCATCCTGACCATAATGGCCCTGCCTTTAATACCTTATACAATATTAAAACTATTCCGTGCTGCCTCAAAGAAAACAAGGAGCATCCATTGCCAGTGTTCTATGTGCTCTCGCTCTGGAAAATATCGTAAATCAATATTTAAGCGC ATATCCAACTTTTCAACATGCAGCAATCTGACACTGCTGCTACTTTGGGTCATTATGGTGGTCCTTGTTTATTATATTAAACATATGAGTTGTGAG AATCAAGTATTTGAGCCATTTAGTATTCTTGGATTAGAACCTGGAGCTTCAGAGTCAGTAATAAAGAAGGCATATAGGAAACTCTCTATTCAGTACCATCCTGATAAAAATCCAGACCCAG aggCGCACAAGTATTTTGTGGAGTACATAGCTAAGGCTTACCAGGCGCTGACAGATCCAGTGTCCcgtgagaattttgaaaaatatggccATCCAGATGGCAGACAG GGGTTTCAAATGGGCATTGCTCTACCTCAGTTCCTGCTAAACCTTAATGGGGAGTCTAGTGGTCTTCTTTTGCTTTTGATTGTTGGAGTTTGTATTCTTTTGCCATTGGTGATAGCTGTTATCTATCTTGCAAGATCTTCAAAATATACTGGAAATTTTGTTATGCATCAGACACAATCCACCTACTATTTCATGATGAAACCTTCATTGGCTCCAAG CAAAGTTTTGGATGTCTTGGTTCATGCTGCTGAATACATGGAAATTCCAGTTCGTAGGACTGACAATGAACCCCTTCAGAAACTTTTTACATTAGTCAAGAGTGAGTTGAACTTGGACCTCAAGAATATTAAGCAAGAGCAAACCAAGTTTTGGAAGAAGCATCCAGCACTTGTTAAG GCAGAATTGTTGACTCTGGCTCAGTTAACCCGTGAATCATCTGCCTTATCTCCAGCTTTACATGGTGATTTTAGACGTGTTATAGAATTTGCGCCCCGCCTTCTTGAAGAGCTGATGAAG ATGGCTGTTGTACCTCGGAATGCTCAACGGCATGGATGGCTGAGGCCTGCAATTGGAGTTGTTGAGCTTTCTCAATGTATCATTCAG GCTGTTCCTCTCAGTGCAAAGAAGTCATCTGGAGGATCTGCTGAAGGCATTGCACCCTTTTTACAGCTGCCACATTTTAGCGAGGCAGTTATGAAAAAGATATCTCGCAAA GTACGGACATTTCAGGAGTTTTGTGACATGACCTCAGAGGAACGTGCTGAGCTTCTGATTCAAGCAGCTGGTTTTTCTCCCGCTGAAGTGCAAGATGTGGAGATGGTAGTTGAAATGATGCCTTCCATAACAACTGAAATTACATGTGAGACTGAAGGTGAAGAGGGCATACAAGAGGGTGACGTTGTCACAATTAATGCTTGGGTGACACTTAAACGTGTTAATGGCCTGACTGGTGCCCTTCCTCATACCCCACACTTCCCATTTCACAAAGAGGAAAATTTCTGGTTTTTGCTGGCAGATGCCGTCTCAAATAGTGTTTGGTTTTTCCAGAAGGTTACTTTCACTGATGAAGCCACAGCTATAACTGCTGCTTCGCAAGCCATCGAGGAGGCAACAGAGGGAATAGGTGCAAATGCAAAGGAGATAAGTAAGGCAGTTAAAGAAACAGTCGAGAAGGTGAAGAATGGATCCCGACTGGTCATGGGCAAGTTCCTAGTCCCTGCAGAGGGGAATTACAATTTGACTTGTTACTGCCTCTGTGACTCTTGGCTTGGTCGTGACACAGAGACCAACTTGAAGCTGAAAGTTTTGAAACGAACTCGAGCCGGAACCCGGGGGAGCACTATGGTGGAAGGGGAACCTGGTCCTGTCGATGAGGTTGACGAGGAAGAGGAGAATGAAGATGAGGAATGTGATGACTATGAGAGTGAATACAGTGAAGATGATGATGCAGATGCACAGGATACAAAGAAGGGCTCTGCTGCCAATGGCTCTAGATGA
- the LOC131146397 gene encoding uncharacterized protein LOC131146397 isoform X2 — MMSYKSLTTDARRNPTGSSALYLTVTKLNGRKKLWCEHCKKPWHTKETCWKIHGKPANWKPKSKCDSHTYQATAEETQEPSTNSDAIPFAKEQLEHLYKLFQSPKLSLTPSCSLVQKGNSLATAFLGVIPDSVHSWIIDFGATNHMTGCSKFFSSYSPCAGNKKVKIADGSLSELTTGRMIGSATEKDGLSYFDNGPNSSRQCQST, encoded by the exons aTGATGTCGTATAAGTCGTTGACGACCGACGCCAGAAGAAATCCTACCGGCTCTTCTG ccctttatctcacggttacaaaactcaatgggcgTAAGAAACTATGGTGCGAACATTGCAAAAAACCGTGGCATACGAAGGAGACGTGTTGGAAGATTCATggtaaaccagcaaattggaagccaaaatccaaatGTGATAGTCACACCTACCAAGCCACTGCTGAAGAGACTCAGGAACCTTCTACCAACTCGGATGCAATCCCTTTTGccaaggagcaattagagcatttgtacaaattgtttcaatctccgAAGTTGTCCTTAACTCCGTCTTGTTCTTTGGTACAGAAgggtaactctcttgctactgcgtttttaggtgttattcctgattctgttcattcttggataattgattttGGCGCGACTAATCATATGACTGGTTGCTCCAAGTTTTTTTCATCCTATAGTCCGTGTGCAGGCAATAAGaaggtcaaaattgcagatggttcactctcg GAATTGACCACagggaggatgattggcagtgctacaGAAAAAGATGGACTCTCTTATTTTGACAATGGACCTAactcgagtagacaatgtcaaagtacttAA
- the LOC131146397 gene encoding uncharacterized protein LOC131146397 isoform X1 codes for MMSYKSLTTDARRNPTGSSGTSETIMSNLTIPPKFVFADYYSQNSALYLTVTKLNGRKKLWCEHCKKPWHTKETCWKIHGKPANWKPKSKCDSHTYQATAEETQEPSTNSDAIPFAKEQLEHLYKLFQSPKLSLTPSCSLVQKGNSLATAFLGVIPDSVHSWIIDFGATNHMTGCSKFFSSYSPCAGNKKVKIADGSLSELTTGRMIGSATEKDGLSYFDNGPNSSRQCQST; via the exons aTGATGTCGTATAAGTCGTTGACGACCGACGCCAGAAGAAATCCTACCGGCTCTTCTGGTACTTCCGAAACCATTATGTCCAATCTCACTATTCCTCCCAAGTTTGTATTTGCTGATTACTATTCCCAaaattcagccctttatctcacggttacaaaactcaatgggcgTAAGAAACTATGGTGCGAACATTGCAAAAAACCGTGGCATACGAAGGAGACGTGTTGGAAGATTCATggtaaaccagcaaattggaagccaaaatccaaatGTGATAGTCACACCTACCAAGCCACTGCTGAAGAGACTCAGGAACCTTCTACCAACTCGGATGCAATCCCTTTTGccaaggagcaattagagcatttgtacaaattgtttcaatctccgAAGTTGTCCTTAACTCCGTCTTGTTCTTTGGTACAGAAgggtaactctcttgctactgcgtttttaggtgttattcctgattctgttcattcttggataattgattttGGCGCGACTAATCATATGACTGGTTGCTCCAAGTTTTTTTCATCCTATAGTCCGTGTGCAGGCAATAAGaaggtcaaaattgcagatggttcactctcg GAATTGACCACagggaggatgattggcagtgctacaGAAAAAGATGGACTCTCTTATTTTGACAATGGACCTAactcgagtagacaatgtcaaagtacttAA